A window of Bos taurus isolate L1 Dominette 01449 registration number 42190680 breed Hereford chromosome 19, ARS-UCD2.0, whole genome shotgun sequence contains these coding sequences:
- the RAPGEFL1 gene encoding rap guanine nucleotide exchange factor-like 1 isoform X3 produces the protein MKPLEKFLKKQTSQLAGRTVAGGPGGGPGSCGGPGGGGGPGGGGGPAGGPRPLQRRQSVSRLLLPAFLREPPAEPGLEPPPEEDGGEPTGVAEELGSGGPCWLQLEEVPGPGPLGGGGPLRSPSSYSSDELSPGEPLTPPPWAPLGAPERPEHLLNWVLERLAGGATRDSAASDTLLDDIVLTHSLFLPTEKFLQELHQYFVWAGGMEGPEGLGRKQACLAMLLHFLDTYQGLLQEEEGAGRIIKDLYLLIMKDESLYQDLREDTLRLHQLVETVELKIPEESQPPSKQVKPLFRHFRRIDSCLQTRVAFRGSDEIFCRVYMPDHSYVTIRSRLSASVQDILGSVTEKLQYSEEPAGREDSLILVAVASSGAHSPAEKVLLQPTEDCVFTTLGINSHLFACTRDSFEALVPLPEEIQVSPGDTEIHRGEPEDVANHLTAFHWELFRCVHELEFVDYVFHGERGRRETANLELLLQRCSEVTHWVATEVLLCEAPGKRAQLLKKFIKIAAICKQNQDLLSFYAVVMGLDNAAVSRLRLTWEKLPGKFKNLFRKFENLTDPCRNHKSYREVISKMKPPVIPFVPLILKDLTFLHEGSKTLVDGLVNIEKLHSVAEKVRTVRKYRSQPLFHTLPSLGLVVCRGRRTP, from the exons atGAAGCCGCTGGAGAAATTTCTGAAGAAGCAGACGTCGCAGCTGGCGGGGCGAACGGTGGCGGGAGGTCCCGGCGGGGGTCCGGGGAGCTGCGGCGGgcctggagggggtgggggacctGGCGGGGGCGGCGGTCCAGCCGGGGGACCTCGGCCGCTGCAGCGGCGTCAGAGCGTGTCTCGCCTGCTGCTCCCAGCTTTCCTCCGGGAGCCCCCCGCCGAGCCGGGGCTGGAGCCGCCCCCAGAGGAGGACGGAGGAGAGCCGACGGGGGTCGCGGAAGAGCTCGGCAGCGGGGGCCCCTGTTGGCTGCAGCTGGAGGAGGTCCCGGGGCCCGGGCCGCTCGGGGGAGGGGGACCCCTGCGCTCCCCTTCCTCTTACTCCTCAGACGAGCTGTCCCCCGGCGAGCCTCTGACTCCTCcaccctgggcccctctgggcgcCCCCGAGCGGCCGGAGCATCTTCTGAACTGGGTTCTGGAGCGGCTGGCTGGAGGGGCTACCAGGGACAGCGCCGCTTCAG ATACCCTGCTGGATGACATCGTCCTCACTCATTCGCTCTTCCTTCCCACGGAGAAATTTCTGCAGGAGCTGCACCAGTA CTTTGTTTGGGCAGGAGGCATGGAAGGCCCTGAGGGGCTGGGCCGGAAGCAGGCCTGTCTAGCCATGCTCCTTCATTTCTTGGACACCTACCAGGGGCTgctgcaggaggaagagggggctGGCCGCATCATCAAG GACCTGTACCTGCTGATTATGAAGGATGAGTCCCTTTACCAGGACCTCCGAGAGGACACACTGAGGCTGCACCAGCTTGTGGAAACAGTGGAGCTAAA GATCCCGGAGGAGAGCCAGCCACCCAGCAAGCAGGTGAAGCCACTCTTCCGCCACTTCCGTCGGATAGACTCCTGTCTGCAGACCCGCGTGGCTTTCCGGGGTTCTGATGAGA TCTTCTGCCGGGTCTACATGCCTGATCACTCTTACGTGACCATACGCAGCCGCCTCTCAGCATCTGTGCAGGACATCCTGGGCTCTGTGACGGAGAAGTTGCAGTActcagaggagcctgcggggcgTGAGGATTCCCTCATCCTGGTTGCTGTGGCCTCCTCAGGAG CTCATTCTCCTGCAGAGAAGGTCCTTCTCCAGCCTACTGAAGACTGTGTCTTCACCACACTGGGCATCAACAGCCACCTGTTTGCTTGCACCCGAGACAGCTTTGAGGCCCTG GTGCCCCTTCCTGAGGAAATCCAGGTGTCCCCTGGAGACACGGAGATCCATCGCGGGGAGCCTGAGGACGTGGCCAACCACCTTACCGCCTTCCACTGGGAGCTGTTCCGCTGTGTGCACGAG CTGGAGTTCGTGGACTACGTGTTCCACGGGGAGCGCGGCCGCCGGGAGACGGCCAACCTCGAGCTGCTGCTGCAGCGCTGCAGCGAGGTTACCCACTGGGTGGCCACCGAGGTGCTGCTCTGCGAGGCCCCGGGCAAGCGCGCGCAGCTGCTCAAGAAGTTCATCAAGATCGCGGCCAT CTGCAAGCAGAACCAGGATCTGCTGTCCTTCTACGCCGTGGTCATGGGGCTGGACAACGCCGCCGTCAGCCGCCTGAGGCTCACCTGGGAG AAGCTGCCAGGGAAATTCAAGAACTTGTTCCGCAAATTTGAGAACCTGACG GACCCCTGCAGGAACCACAAAAGCTACCGGGAAGTGATCTCCAAGATGAAACCCCCTGTGATTCCTTTCGTGCCTCTGATCCTCAAAG ACCTGACTTTCCTGCACGAGGGAAGTAAGACCCTGGTAGATGGCTTGGTGAACATTGAGAAGCTG CATTCAGTGGCCGAAAAAGTGAGGACAGTCCGCAAATACCGGAGCCAGCCCCTTT TCCACACCCTTCCTTCCCTCGGGCTGGTTGTGTGCAGGGGAAGAAGGACACCCTGA
- the RAPGEFL1 gene encoding rap guanine nucleotide exchange factor-like 1 isoform X1, giving the protein MKPLEKFLKKQTSQLAGRTVAGGPGGGPGSCGGPGGGGGPGGGGGPAGGPRPLQRRQSVSRLLLPAFLREPPAEPGLEPPPEEDGGEPTGVAEELGSGGPCWLQLEEVPGPGPLGGGGPLRSPSSYSSDELSPGEPLTPPPWAPLGAPERPEHLLNWVLERLAGGATRDSAASDTLLDDIVLTHSLFLPTEKFLQELHQYFVWAGGMEGPEGLGRKQACLAMLLHFLDTYQGLLQEEEGAGRIIKDLYLLIMKDESLYQDLREDTLRLHQLVETVELKIPEESQPPSKQVKPLFRHFRRIDSCLQTRVAFRGSDEIFCRVYMPDHSYVTIRSRLSASVQDILGSVTEKLQYSEEPAGREDSLILVAVASSGAHSPAEKVLLQPTEDCVFTTLGINSHLFACTRDSFEALVPLPEEIQVSPGDTEIHRGEPEDVANHLTAFHWELFRCVHELEFVDYVFHGERGRRETANLELLLQRCSEVTHWVATEVLLCEAPGKRAQLLKKFIKIAAICKQNQDLLSFYAVVMGLDNAAVSRLRLTWEKLPGKFKNLFRKFENLTDPCRNHKSYREVISKMKPPVIPFVPLILKDLTFLHEGSKTLVDGLVNIEKLHSVAEKVRTVRKYRSQPLCLDMEASPHHLQTKAYVRQFQVIDNQNLLFELSYKLEANSQ; this is encoded by the exons atGAAGCCGCTGGAGAAATTTCTGAAGAAGCAGACGTCGCAGCTGGCGGGGCGAACGGTGGCGGGAGGTCCCGGCGGGGGTCCGGGGAGCTGCGGCGGgcctggagggggtgggggacctGGCGGGGGCGGCGGTCCAGCCGGGGGACCTCGGCCGCTGCAGCGGCGTCAGAGCGTGTCTCGCCTGCTGCTCCCAGCTTTCCTCCGGGAGCCCCCCGCCGAGCCGGGGCTGGAGCCGCCCCCAGAGGAGGACGGAGGAGAGCCGACGGGGGTCGCGGAAGAGCTCGGCAGCGGGGGCCCCTGTTGGCTGCAGCTGGAGGAGGTCCCGGGGCCCGGGCCGCTCGGGGGAGGGGGACCCCTGCGCTCCCCTTCCTCTTACTCCTCAGACGAGCTGTCCCCCGGCGAGCCTCTGACTCCTCcaccctgggcccctctgggcgcCCCCGAGCGGCCGGAGCATCTTCTGAACTGGGTTCTGGAGCGGCTGGCTGGAGGGGCTACCAGGGACAGCGCCGCTTCAG ATACCCTGCTGGATGACATCGTCCTCACTCATTCGCTCTTCCTTCCCACGGAGAAATTTCTGCAGGAGCTGCACCAGTA CTTTGTTTGGGCAGGAGGCATGGAAGGCCCTGAGGGGCTGGGCCGGAAGCAGGCCTGTCTAGCCATGCTCCTTCATTTCTTGGACACCTACCAGGGGCTgctgcaggaggaagagggggctGGCCGCATCATCAAG GACCTGTACCTGCTGATTATGAAGGATGAGTCCCTTTACCAGGACCTCCGAGAGGACACACTGAGGCTGCACCAGCTTGTGGAAACAGTGGAGCTAAA GATCCCGGAGGAGAGCCAGCCACCCAGCAAGCAGGTGAAGCCACTCTTCCGCCACTTCCGTCGGATAGACTCCTGTCTGCAGACCCGCGTGGCTTTCCGGGGTTCTGATGAGA TCTTCTGCCGGGTCTACATGCCTGATCACTCTTACGTGACCATACGCAGCCGCCTCTCAGCATCTGTGCAGGACATCCTGGGCTCTGTGACGGAGAAGTTGCAGTActcagaggagcctgcggggcgTGAGGATTCCCTCATCCTGGTTGCTGTGGCCTCCTCAGGAG CTCATTCTCCTGCAGAGAAGGTCCTTCTCCAGCCTACTGAAGACTGTGTCTTCACCACACTGGGCATCAACAGCCACCTGTTTGCTTGCACCCGAGACAGCTTTGAGGCCCTG GTGCCCCTTCCTGAGGAAATCCAGGTGTCCCCTGGAGACACGGAGATCCATCGCGGGGAGCCTGAGGACGTGGCCAACCACCTTACCGCCTTCCACTGGGAGCTGTTCCGCTGTGTGCACGAG CTGGAGTTCGTGGACTACGTGTTCCACGGGGAGCGCGGCCGCCGGGAGACGGCCAACCTCGAGCTGCTGCTGCAGCGCTGCAGCGAGGTTACCCACTGGGTGGCCACCGAGGTGCTGCTCTGCGAGGCCCCGGGCAAGCGCGCGCAGCTGCTCAAGAAGTTCATCAAGATCGCGGCCAT CTGCAAGCAGAACCAGGATCTGCTGTCCTTCTACGCCGTGGTCATGGGGCTGGACAACGCCGCCGTCAGCCGCCTGAGGCTCACCTGGGAG AAGCTGCCAGGGAAATTCAAGAACTTGTTCCGCAAATTTGAGAACCTGACG GACCCCTGCAGGAACCACAAAAGCTACCGGGAAGTGATCTCCAAGATGAAACCCCCTGTGATTCCTTTCGTGCCTCTGATCCTCAAAG ACCTGACTTTCCTGCACGAGGGAAGTAAGACCCTGGTAGATGGCTTGGTGAACATTGAGAAGCTG CATTCAGTGGCCGAAAAAGTGAGGACAGTCCGCAAATACCGGAGCCAGCCCCTTT GCCTTGATATGGAGGCCTCCCCACATCACCTGCAGACCAAGGCCTACGTGCGCCAGTTCCAGGTCATCGACAACCAGAACCTCCTCTTCGAGCTCTCCTACAAGCTGGAGGCCAACAGTCAGTGA
- the RAPGEFL1 gene encoding rap guanine nucleotide exchange factor-like 1 isoform X2 encodes MKPLEKFLKKQTSQLAGRTVAGGPGGGPGSCGGPGGGGGPGGGGGPAGGPRPLQRRQSVSRLLLPAFLREPPAEPGLEPPPEEDGGEPTGVAEELGSGGPCWLQLEEVPGPGPLGGGGPLRSPSSYSSDELSPGEPLTPPPWAPLGAPERPEHLLNWVLERLAGGATRDSAASDTLLDDIVLTHSLFLPTEKFLQELHQYFVWAGGMEGPEGLGRKQACLAMLLHFLDTYQGLLQEEEGAGRIIKDLYLLIMKDESLYQDLREDTLRLHQLVETVELKIPEESQPPSKQVKPLFRHFRRIDSCLQTRVAFRGSDEIFCRVYMPDHSYVTIRSRLSASVQDILGSVTEKLQYSEEPAGREDSLILVAVASSGEKVLLQPTEDCVFTTLGINSHLFACTRDSFEALVPLPEEIQVSPGDTEIHRGEPEDVANHLTAFHWELFRCVHELEFVDYVFHGERGRRETANLELLLQRCSEVTHWVATEVLLCEAPGKRAQLLKKFIKIAAICKQNQDLLSFYAVVMGLDNAAVSRLRLTWEKLPGKFKNLFRKFENLTDPCRNHKSYREVISKMKPPVIPFVPLILKDLTFLHEGSKTLVDGLVNIEKLHSVAEKVRTVRKYRSQPLCLDMEASPHHLQTKAYVRQFQVIDNQNLLFELSYKLEANSQ; translated from the exons atGAAGCCGCTGGAGAAATTTCTGAAGAAGCAGACGTCGCAGCTGGCGGGGCGAACGGTGGCGGGAGGTCCCGGCGGGGGTCCGGGGAGCTGCGGCGGgcctggagggggtgggggacctGGCGGGGGCGGCGGTCCAGCCGGGGGACCTCGGCCGCTGCAGCGGCGTCAGAGCGTGTCTCGCCTGCTGCTCCCAGCTTTCCTCCGGGAGCCCCCCGCCGAGCCGGGGCTGGAGCCGCCCCCAGAGGAGGACGGAGGAGAGCCGACGGGGGTCGCGGAAGAGCTCGGCAGCGGGGGCCCCTGTTGGCTGCAGCTGGAGGAGGTCCCGGGGCCCGGGCCGCTCGGGGGAGGGGGACCCCTGCGCTCCCCTTCCTCTTACTCCTCAGACGAGCTGTCCCCCGGCGAGCCTCTGACTCCTCcaccctgggcccctctgggcgcCCCCGAGCGGCCGGAGCATCTTCTGAACTGGGTTCTGGAGCGGCTGGCTGGAGGGGCTACCAGGGACAGCGCCGCTTCAG ATACCCTGCTGGATGACATCGTCCTCACTCATTCGCTCTTCCTTCCCACGGAGAAATTTCTGCAGGAGCTGCACCAGTA CTTTGTTTGGGCAGGAGGCATGGAAGGCCCTGAGGGGCTGGGCCGGAAGCAGGCCTGTCTAGCCATGCTCCTTCATTTCTTGGACACCTACCAGGGGCTgctgcaggaggaagagggggctGGCCGCATCATCAAG GACCTGTACCTGCTGATTATGAAGGATGAGTCCCTTTACCAGGACCTCCGAGAGGACACACTGAGGCTGCACCAGCTTGTGGAAACAGTGGAGCTAAA GATCCCGGAGGAGAGCCAGCCACCCAGCAAGCAGGTGAAGCCACTCTTCCGCCACTTCCGTCGGATAGACTCCTGTCTGCAGACCCGCGTGGCTTTCCGGGGTTCTGATGAGA TCTTCTGCCGGGTCTACATGCCTGATCACTCTTACGTGACCATACGCAGCCGCCTCTCAGCATCTGTGCAGGACATCCTGGGCTCTGTGACGGAGAAGTTGCAGTActcagaggagcctgcggggcgTGAGGATTCCCTCATCCTGGTTGCTGTGGCCTCCTCAGGAG AGAAGGTCCTTCTCCAGCCTACTGAAGACTGTGTCTTCACCACACTGGGCATCAACAGCCACCTGTTTGCTTGCACCCGAGACAGCTTTGAGGCCCTG GTGCCCCTTCCTGAGGAAATCCAGGTGTCCCCTGGAGACACGGAGATCCATCGCGGGGAGCCTGAGGACGTGGCCAACCACCTTACCGCCTTCCACTGGGAGCTGTTCCGCTGTGTGCACGAG CTGGAGTTCGTGGACTACGTGTTCCACGGGGAGCGCGGCCGCCGGGAGACGGCCAACCTCGAGCTGCTGCTGCAGCGCTGCAGCGAGGTTACCCACTGGGTGGCCACCGAGGTGCTGCTCTGCGAGGCCCCGGGCAAGCGCGCGCAGCTGCTCAAGAAGTTCATCAAGATCGCGGCCAT CTGCAAGCAGAACCAGGATCTGCTGTCCTTCTACGCCGTGGTCATGGGGCTGGACAACGCCGCCGTCAGCCGCCTGAGGCTCACCTGGGAG AAGCTGCCAGGGAAATTCAAGAACTTGTTCCGCAAATTTGAGAACCTGACG GACCCCTGCAGGAACCACAAAAGCTACCGGGAAGTGATCTCCAAGATGAAACCCCCTGTGATTCCTTTCGTGCCTCTGATCCTCAAAG ACCTGACTTTCCTGCACGAGGGAAGTAAGACCCTGGTAGATGGCTTGGTGAACATTGAGAAGCTG CATTCAGTGGCCGAAAAAGTGAGGACAGTCCGCAAATACCGGAGCCAGCCCCTTT GCCTTGATATGGAGGCCTCCCCACATCACCTGCAGACCAAGGCCTACGTGCGCCAGTTCCAGGTCATCGACAACCAGAACCTCCTCTTCGAGCTCTCCTACAAGCTGGAGGCCAACAGTCAGTGA
- the RAPGEFL1 gene encoding rap guanine nucleotide exchange factor-like 1 — MKPLEKFLKKQTSQLAGRTVAGGPGGGPGSCGGPGGGGGPGGGGGPAGGPRPLQRRQSVSRLLLPAFLREPPAEPGLEPPPEEDGGEPTGVAEELGSGGPCWLQLEEVPGPGPLGGGGPLRSPSSYSSDELSPGEPLTPPPWAPLGAPERPEHLLNWVLERLAGGATRDSAASDTLLDDIVLTHSLFLPTEKFLQELHQVSFVWAGGMEGPEGLGRKQACLAMLLHFLDTYQGLLQEEEGAGRIIKDLYLLIMKDESLYQDLREDTLRLHQLVETVELKIPEESQPPSKQVKPLFRHFRRIDSCLQTRVAFRGSDEIFCRVYMPDHSYVTIRSRLSASVQDILGSVTEKLQYSEEPAGREDSLILVAVASSGEKVLLQPTEDCVFTTLGINSHLFACTRDSFEALVPLPEEIQVSPGDTEIHRGEPEDVANHLTAFHWELFRCVHELEFVDYVFHGERGRRETANLELLLQRCSEVTHWVATEVLLCEAPGKRAQLLKKFIKIAAICKQNQDLLSFYAVVMGLDNAAVSRLRLTWEKLPGKFKNLFRKFENLTDPCRNHKSYREVISKMKPPVIPFVPLILKDLTFLHEGSKTLVDGLVNIEKLHSVAEKVRTVRKYRSQPLCLDMEASPHHLQTKAYVRQFQVIDNQNLLFELSYKLEANSQ; from the exons atGAAGCCGCTGGAGAAATTTCTGAAGAAGCAGACGTCGCAGCTGGCGGGGCGAACGGTGGCGGGAGGTCCCGGCGGGGGTCCGGGGAGCTGCGGCGGgcctggagggggtgggggacctGGCGGGGGCGGCGGTCCAGCCGGGGGACCTCGGCCGCTGCAGCGGCGTCAGAGCGTGTCTCGCCTGCTGCTCCCAGCTTTCCTCCGGGAGCCCCCCGCCGAGCCGGGGCTGGAGCCGCCCCCAGAGGAGGACGGAGGAGAGCCGACGGGGGTCGCGGAAGAGCTCGGCAGCGGGGGCCCCTGTTGGCTGCAGCTGGAGGAGGTCCCGGGGCCCGGGCCGCTCGGGGGAGGGGGACCCCTGCGCTCCCCTTCCTCTTACTCCTCAGACGAGCTGTCCCCCGGCGAGCCTCTGACTCCTCcaccctgggcccctctgggcgcCCCCGAGCGGCCGGAGCATCTTCTGAACTGGGTTCTGGAGCGGCTGGCTGGAGGGGCTACCAGGGACAGCGCCGCTTCAG ATACCCTGCTGGATGACATCGTCCTCACTCATTCGCTCTTCCTTCCCACGGAGAAATTTCTGCAGGAGCTGCACCA GGTCAGCTTTGTTTGGGCAGGAGGCATGGAAGGCCCTGAGGGGCTGGGCCGGAAGCAGGCCTGTCTAGCCATGCTCCTTCATTTCTTGGACACCTACCAGGGGCTgctgcaggaggaagagggggctGGCCGCATCATCAAG GACCTGTACCTGCTGATTATGAAGGATGAGTCCCTTTACCAGGACCTCCGAGAGGACACACTGAGGCTGCACCAGCTTGTGGAAACAGTGGAGCTAAA GATCCCGGAGGAGAGCCAGCCACCCAGCAAGCAGGTGAAGCCACTCTTCCGCCACTTCCGTCGGATAGACTCCTGTCTGCAGACCCGCGTGGCTTTCCGGGGTTCTGATGAGA TCTTCTGCCGGGTCTACATGCCTGATCACTCTTACGTGACCATACGCAGCCGCCTCTCAGCATCTGTGCAGGACATCCTGGGCTCTGTGACGGAGAAGTTGCAGTActcagaggagcctgcggggcgTGAGGATTCCCTCATCCTGGTTGCTGTGGCCTCCTCAGGAG AGAAGGTCCTTCTCCAGCCTACTGAAGACTGTGTCTTCACCACACTGGGCATCAACAGCCACCTGTTTGCTTGCACCCGAGACAGCTTTGAGGCCCTG GTGCCCCTTCCTGAGGAAATCCAGGTGTCCCCTGGAGACACGGAGATCCATCGCGGGGAGCCTGAGGACGTGGCCAACCACCTTACCGCCTTCCACTGGGAGCTGTTCCGCTGTGTGCACGAG CTGGAGTTCGTGGACTACGTGTTCCACGGGGAGCGCGGCCGCCGGGAGACGGCCAACCTCGAGCTGCTGCTGCAGCGCTGCAGCGAGGTTACCCACTGGGTGGCCACCGAGGTGCTGCTCTGCGAGGCCCCGGGCAAGCGCGCGCAGCTGCTCAAGAAGTTCATCAAGATCGCGGCCAT CTGCAAGCAGAACCAGGATCTGCTGTCCTTCTACGCCGTGGTCATGGGGCTGGACAACGCCGCCGTCAGCCGCCTGAGGCTCACCTGGGAG AAGCTGCCAGGGAAATTCAAGAACTTGTTCCGCAAATTTGAGAACCTGACG GACCCCTGCAGGAACCACAAAAGCTACCGGGAAGTGATCTCCAAGATGAAACCCCCTGTGATTCCTTTCGTGCCTCTGATCCTCAAAG ACCTGACTTTCCTGCACGAGGGAAGTAAGACCCTGGTAGATGGCTTGGTGAACATTGAGAAGCTG CATTCAGTGGCCGAAAAAGTGAGGACAGTCCGCAAATACCGGAGCCAGCCCCTTT GCCTTGATATGGAGGCCTCCCCACATCACCTGCAGACCAAGGCCTACGTGCGCCAGTTCCAGGTCATCGACAACCAGAACCTCCTCTTCGAGCTCTCCTACAAGCTGGAGGCCAACAGTCAGTGA